From the genome of Glycine max cultivar Williams 82 chromosome 2, Glycine_max_v4.0, whole genome shotgun sequence, one region includes:
- the LOC100779674 gene encoding uncharacterized protein has product MSDHLVVFVDRLARPVPVDPVAQTAQVPSEPSPPPAAVDADAAGSSGTSPSEDCDGEGGDEEEPLIQMAECRICQEEDGVSNLETPCACSGSLKYAHRKCVQHWCDEKGDITCEICHQPYQPGYTAPPPRPNPEETTIDIGGGWTISGTPLDLRDPRLLAIAEAERQFLDAEYDEYAASNASGAAFCRSAALILMALLLLRHALSVSDGDNSDDDPSNFFSLFLLRAAGFLLPCYIMAWAISILQRRRQRQEAAALAATQVAFVLQSGQRRGLQFAIAPGSPTVPQEQV; this is encoded by the exons ATGAGCGATCACTTGGTGGTGTTCGTTGACCGTCTCGCGCGCCCTGTCCCCGTTGATCCGGTGGCGCAGACGGCGCAGGTGCCTTCCGAACCATCTCCACCTCCGGCCGCCGTGGATGCCGACGCCGCCGGGAGCTCCGGCACCTCACCGTCGGAGGATTGCGACGGCGAGGGCGGCGACGAGGAGGAGCCGCTGATCCAGATGGCAGAGTGCCGCATCTGCCAGGAGGAGGATGGCGTTTCCAACTTGGAGACCCCCTGCGCCTGTAGCGGCAGTCTTAAG TATGCTCACAGAAAGTGTGTCCAGCATTGGTGTGATGAGAAAGGAGACATAACTTGTGAGATATGTCATCAG CCATATCAACCTGGGTATACTGCCCCCCCACCTCGTCCTAATCCTGAAGAAACTACCATTGATATAGG AGGTGGCTGGACAATATCTGGCACACCCTTGGACTTGCGTGATCCTCGACTCTTGGCAATTGCAGAGGCAGAACGTCAGTTCTTGGATGCTGAATATGATGAGTATGCTGCTTCCAACGCCAGTGGAGCTGCATTTTGCCGCTCAGCTGCTTTAATT TTAATGGCCCTTTTACTCTTGCGGCATGCACTTTCTGTCTCAGATGGTGATAATTCTGATGATGATCCATCCAATTTTTTCTCC CTTTTCTTGCTTCGTGCCGCTGGATTTCTATTACCTTGCTACATCATGGCTTGGGCAATCAGTATTCTGCAGCGTCGGCGACAAAGACAA GAGGCTGCAGCACTAGCAGCAACCCAAGTTGCTTTCGTTCTACAATCTGGGCAGCGTAGAGGTTTACAGTTTGCAATAGCACCAGGATCACCCACTGTACCCCAGGAACAAGTCTAA
- the LOC100780210 gene encoding PHD finger protein MALE STERILITY 1: MLKVDVVGNKKRKRCGKVFRFKNFGEPGYPVMFNGPFRENVNALLEYANLESNLSMEMPMWSFQLEVHHHPPLHILLFVIEEPIEAALNRHCKHCQYVGWGNHFICNKKYHFVLPSKEALATCTSCEGCCDAVTTINNGKSKLIELQGHMMHGVFHSNGFGHLLCINGLEMGSNLAGNQIMEFWNRLCYGLQARKVSLNDISQKRGMELRLVNGIAYNESWFGHWGYKFGRGCFGVTQSMYHKAIQAIRSMPLYLIIHHIANSNHGIPLIFSRYQTLSDQSLVTLGDLFCYMLDLKSRLPRETCISSYNTNTLAVETNCRWSPKRIEMATRVIVEALKRTKFRWVSRQEVRDAARAYIGDTGLLDFVLKSLGNHVVGNYLVRRSLNPVTKVLEYCLEDISNVHPYDNEGLVMSNKVKDKYKITRAQLMKDMLYLYKYILIDPKPMMGSEFLSAIPLAARIILDTKYFIKDYFGDIPYQVELGSNDKLNLYCTIWLRNNVGSDEYLNKAIMPPHECFTLKRNATINDLKLEVERNFREIYWGLRSFVVESFRNLSVNNETEMVFGLIEVGGKVVLEGWQGDIGINMIEQICESDPNNGIMDCTCGTIEDDGERMVSCDICEIWQHSRCVRIPNDEEIPHIFLCKKCEQEIVLFPSLP; encoded by the exons ATGTTGAAAGTTGACGTAGTTGggaacaaaaaaaggaagaggtGTGGGAAGGTTTTCAGGTTCAAGAATTTTGGTGAACCTGGATACCCTGTTATGTTTAATGGGCCATTTCGTGAGAACGTGAATGCATTACTTGAATATGCAAATTTGGAGAGTAATTTAAGCATGGAAATGCCAATGTGGTCTTTTCAACTTGAAGTTCATCACCACCCACCTTTGCATATCTTGTTGTTTGTGATTGAAGAGCCAATAGAGGCAGCATTGAATCGTCACTGCAAGCATTGTCAATACGTTG GCTGGGGCAATCATTTCATTTGCAATAAGAAGTATCACTTTGTGTTGCCCTCAAAGGAGGCACTGGCTACCTGCACAAGCTGTGAAGGTTGCTGTGATGCAGTTACTACAATTAATAATGGTAAGtccaaattaattgaattacaGGGTCATATGATGCATGGTGTTTTTCACTCTAATGGATTCGGGCATTTGCTTTGTATCAATGGATTGGAAATGGGTTCGAATTTGGCTGGGAACCAGATCATGGAGTTTTGGAACCGTTTGTGCTACGGATTGCAAGCAAG GAAGGTGAGTTTGAATGACATTTCACAAAAGAGAGGAATGGAACTAAGACTTGTGAATGGAATAGCATACAACGAGTCATGGTTTGGCCATTGGGGTTACAAATTTGGTCGAGGATGCTTTGGTGTAACTCAATCCATGTACCACAAGGCCATACAAGCAATAAGAAGCATGCCATTATACTTAATCATACACCACATTGCCAATTCCAACCATGGCATTCCACTCATATTCTCAAGGTACCAAACACTTTCAGATCAATCCCTAGTGACCCTTGGTGACCTATTTTGTTACATGTTAGACCTTAAATCGCGCCTTCCTCGTGAAACATGCATTAGTTCCTATAACACAAATACCTTAGCAGTCGAGACCAATTGTCGTTGGTCCCCTAAAAGGATTGAGATGGCAACAAGGGTAATTGTTGAGGCCTTGAAAAGAACAAAGTTTAGATGGGTTTCAAGGCAAGAAGTTAGAGATGCTGCTCGTGCATACATTGGTGACACAGGATTGCTAGATTTTGTATTGAAGTCACTAGGGAACCATGTTGTAGGAAACTACTTGGTTCGTCGAAGCTTGAACCCTGTGACCAAAGTCTTGGAATATTGTTTAGAAGACATTTCTAATGTGCACCCTTATGATAATGAAGGCTTGGTTATGAGTAACAAAGTGAAGGACAAGTATAAGATCACAAGGGCTCAACTAATGAAGGACATGCTTTATTTGTATAAGTACATTCTTATAGATCCAAAACCAATGATGGGGTCAGAATTTCTCTCGGCTATACCATTGGCAGCAAGGATAATTCTTGATACCAAGTATTTTATAAAAGATTACTTTGGAGATATTCCTTACCAGGTTGAATTAGGCTCGAATGATAAACTCAACCTTTATTGTACAATTTGGTTGAGAAACAATGTTGGCAGTGATGAGTACTTAAACAAAGCCATTATGCCACCCCATGAATGTTTCACATTGAAAAGAAATGCTACTATCAATGACTTGAAGCTAGAAGTTGAAAGGAATTTTAGAGAAATTTATTGGGGGTTAAGGAGTTTTGTAGTGGAATCATTTCGGAATTTAAGTGTCAATAATGAGACAGAAATGGTTTTTGGTCTAATTGAAGTGGGTGGAAAAGTTGTGCTTGAGGGTTGGCAAGGTGACATAGGAATAAACATGATTGAGCAAATATGTGAAAGTGATCCGAACAATGGTATAATGGATTGCACTTGTGGAACTATAGAAGATGATGGTGAGAGGATGGTCTCGTGTGATATTTGTGAAATTTGGCAACATAGTAGGTGTGTTCGAATTCCAAATGATGAAGAAATtcctcatatttttttatgcaaaaagtGCGAGCAAGAAATTGTCTTGTTTCCTTCGTTGCCATAG
- the LOC121174028 gene encoding probable apyrase 6, with the protein MSVGQEFCGEDWLRLKKKYVSHDEDDLLRYCFSSAYIVALLHDSLGIALDDERVKVANQVGSIPLDWALGAFILQTAADADIPNHNWIGTIFSDESHTLLSIIGIFIILLTAWSISRWRKPQLKTIYDLEKGRYIITRVGR; encoded by the exons ATGAGTGTTGGGCAAGAATTCTGTGGAGAGGATTGGTTAAggttgaagaaaaaatatgtcTCCCATGATGAGGACGATTTACTTCGTTATTGTTTCTCTTCAGCATACATTGTTGCTTTGCTTCACGACAGTCTGGGAATTGCTTTGGATGATGAGAG GGTCAAGGTTGCTAATCAGGTGGGAAGTATTCCGCTTGATTGGGCTTTGGGAGCTTTTATTCTGCAAACAGCAGCTGATGCAGATATACCGAACCATAACTGGATTGGCACCATTTTCAGCGATGAATCACATACCCTCCTCTCAATTATtggaatttttataatattgttaacGGCATGGTCTATATCTAGGTGGAGGAAACCTCAGTTGAAGACAATATACGATCTAGAAAAAGGACGATATATTATCACGCGAGTTGGTAGATAA
- the LOC100780748 gene encoding LOW QUALITY PROTEIN: probable apyrase 6 (The sequence of the model RefSeq protein was modified relative to this genomic sequence to represent the inferred CDS: deleted 1 base in 1 codon), whose product MRRSNARTRSAASNLNNNNETMDPIKTKTRSNNLFSRNPKPSQSRSLRSVILISLSLSFLFLVSYYAFSSPMANFRYRIIVDGGSTGTRVHVFKYRSGRSLEFGRDGLKSMRVNPGLSAFAEDPQGAGGSVAELAEFAKRWIPRESWGETEIRLMATAGLRMLDAAAQERILASCRKVLRDSGFKFRDEWASVITGSDEGMYAWVVANYALGTLGGDPLETTGIIELGGASAQVTFVSREVVLPSFSRTVKFANTTYNLYSHSFLHFGLNAAHDSWKEALVLGEFNLASQSLQEGLRIDPCTPTGYSYNVESWKFPPSTESEKKHQSIVQTRETFQSADLQHLRCYRKGKNHVPISIVT is encoded by the exons ATGCGCCGATCGAATGCCCGCACTCGCAGCGCCGCCTCCaatctcaacaacaacaacgaaacaaTGGATCCGATCAAAACCAAAACCCGCTCCAACAACCTCTTCTCTCGTAACCCTAAGCCCTCGCAATCGAGGTCCCTCCGTTCCGTAATCCTgatctccctctctctctccttcctcttcctcgtttccTACTACGCTTTCTCCTCGCCGATGGCGAATTTCCGGTACCGGATCATCGTCGACGGCGGGAGCACCGGCACGCGCGTGCACGTGTTTAAATACAGGTCGGGGAGATCGCTGGAGTTCGGGAGGGATGGTTTGAAGTCGATGCGCGTGAACCCGGGGCTGTCGGCGTTCGCGGAGGATCCGCAGGGCGCGGGGGGGTCAGTGGCGGAGTTGGCGGAATTCGCGAAGCGGTGGATCCCGAGGGAGAGCTGGGGGGAGACGGAGATAAGGCTGATGGCCACGGCGGGGCTGAGGATGCTGGACGCGGCGGCGCAGGAGAGGATTCTGGCGTCGTGCAGGAAGGTGCTGCGTGACTCCGGGTTCAAGTTTAGGGACGAATGGGCTTCTGTTATCACAG GTTCTGATGAAGGAATGTATGCTTGGGTTGTTGCTAATTATGCACTTGGCACTCTTGGAGGTGATCCTTTGGAAACTACTGGGATTATTGAACTTGGTGGTGCTTCTGCTCAG GTAACCTTTGTATCAAGAGAAGTGGTGCTGCCTTCATTCTCGCGAACTGTTAAATTTGCAAATACCACTTACAACCTTTACAGCCACAGCTTTCTTCATTTTGGCCTG AATGCTGCTCACGACTCATGGAAAGAAGCGCTTGTATTGGGAGAATTTAACTTGG CTTCTCAatctcttcaagaagggttgcGGATAGATCCTTGTACTCCTACAGGATACTCTTATAATGTCGAGTCATGGAAGTTCCCTCCTAGCACAGAGAGTGAAAAAAAACATCAGTCCATTGTCCAAACTAGG GAAACTTTTCAGAGTGCAGATCTGCAGCACTTACGCTGCTACAGAAAGGGAAAG AATCATGTTCCTATCAGCATTGTGACATAG
- the LOC102660588 gene encoding uncharacterized protein isoform X2, with protein sequence MTMIKNEQLKHGQQEKWFNNFHENLDLNVTAQELEQQPDFRWELLENRYSQYSELSGKIEKHRDSISLEAQQQGNQIPQTKISEACVNDLLILAQSAEIVAQSEDSVAGEHTNNQKNKDLQSDLIDQMSQEHASNINVDVTRTRLTQIRKQARCKYLILDQERDDNSRCKHSQGKTIRLNQIKHQARCKSKNDLAPQMISRAENEQPKGRILRLSQMKHRARSKGNSTVKDGTEKHMDQSLPCNRFKDNKQVLAGQVVKKNIFPVDSSPSVEDVPAHNFRGAIQSSVVRRDIENLKEHQRIARRLRAFKTKKLRQQFRRECKRSVSSAGLHAMGTSLTGLKANSEAQKEFVPVKRLRLSQLRREARLGNPFPAMQGLPGN encoded by the exons ATGACAATGATTAAAAATGAGCAACTTAAACATGGTCAACAAGAAAAGTGGTTTAATAATTTTCATGAAAATCTTGATCTGAATGTGACTGCTCAAGAGCTGGAGCAGCAGCCTGATTTTCGGTGGGAATTGTTAGAAAACCGCTATAGCCAATACAGTGAACTATCTGGAAAGATTGAGAAGCACAGAGATAGCATTAGTTTGGAGGCCCAACAACAAGGAAATCAGATACCTCAGACAAAGATTTCTGAGGCATGTGTTAATGACTTGTTGATTCTTGCACAATCTGCTGAGATAGTAGCACAATCTGAAGATAGTGTGGCTGGGGAGCAtacaaataaccaaaaaaataaag ACTTACAAAGTGACCTGATCGATCAAATGTCACAAGAGCATGCTAGCAATATCAATGTGGATG TTACCAGAACCCGCTTAACTCAAATTCGGAAGCAAGCTAGATGTAAATATCTTATATTGGATCAAGAGAGGGATGACAATAGCCGCTGCAAACATTCACAAGGAAAAACAATCCGCCTGAACCAAATAAAGCATCAAGCTCGGTGTAAAAGTAAGAATGATTTGGCACCACAAATGATATCTAGGGCTGAAAATGAGCAGCCAAAAGGTAGAATACTTCGATTGAGCCAGATGAAACATCGAGCTCGGTCCAAAGGTAATTCAACAGTGAAAGATGGGACTGAGAAGCATATGGATCAGAGTCTGCCTTGTAACAGATTTAAAG ATAATAAACAAGTTCTTGCAGGGCAAGTTGTGAAGAAAAATATCTTTCCAGTGG ATTCCAGTCCTTCTGTCGAAGATGTGCCTGCACATAACTTTAGAGGAGCCATTCAATCATCTGTTG TAAGGCGGGATATTGAAAATCTTAAGGAACATCAACGTATTGCAAGGCGATTAAGGGCATTCAAGACTAAAAAACTGAGGCAACAGTTCAGGAGAGAGTGTAAAAGAAGTGTTTCCAGTGCGGGACTGCATGCAATGGGGACAAGCCTGACTGGGTTAAAAG CGAACTCAGAAGCACAAAAAGAATTTGTACCTGTGAAAAGATTACGCTTATCTCAATTGAGACGTGAAGCTCGTTTAGGGAACCCCTTTCCTGCTATGCAAGGACTGCCTGGAAATTAG
- the LOC102660588 gene encoding uncharacterized protein isoform X3, with amino-acid sequence MTMIKNEQLKHGQQEKWFNNFHENLDLNVTAQELEQQPDFRWELLENRYSQYSELSGKIEKHRDSISLEAQQQGNQIPQTKISEACVNDLLILAQSAEIVAQSEDSVAGEHTNNQKNKDLQSDLIDQMSQEHASNINVDVTRTRLTQIRKQARCKYLILDQERDDNSRCKHSQGKTIRLNQIKHQARCKSKNDLAPQMISRAENEQPKGRILRLSQMKHRARSKGNSTVKDGTEKHMDQSLPCNRFKDSSPSVEDVPAHNFRGAIQSSVVRRDIENLKEHQRIARRLRAFKTKKLRQQFRRECKRSVSSAGLHAMGTSLTGLKAANSEAQKEFVPVKRLRLSQLRREARLGNPFPAMQGLPGN; translated from the exons ATGACAATGATTAAAAATGAGCAACTTAAACATGGTCAACAAGAAAAGTGGTTTAATAATTTTCATGAAAATCTTGATCTGAATGTGACTGCTCAAGAGCTGGAGCAGCAGCCTGATTTTCGGTGGGAATTGTTAGAAAACCGCTATAGCCAATACAGTGAACTATCTGGAAAGATTGAGAAGCACAGAGATAGCATTAGTTTGGAGGCCCAACAACAAGGAAATCAGATACCTCAGACAAAGATTTCTGAGGCATGTGTTAATGACTTGTTGATTCTTGCACAATCTGCTGAGATAGTAGCACAATCTGAAGATAGTGTGGCTGGGGAGCAtacaaataaccaaaaaaataaag ACTTACAAAGTGACCTGATCGATCAAATGTCACAAGAGCATGCTAGCAATATCAATGTGGATG TTACCAGAACCCGCTTAACTCAAATTCGGAAGCAAGCTAGATGTAAATATCTTATATTGGATCAAGAGAGGGATGACAATAGCCGCTGCAAACATTCACAAGGAAAAACAATCCGCCTGAACCAAATAAAGCATCAAGCTCGGTGTAAAAGTAAGAATGATTTGGCACCACAAATGATATCTAGGGCTGAAAATGAGCAGCCAAAAGGTAGAATACTTCGATTGAGCCAGATGAAACATCGAGCTCGGTCCAAAGGTAATTCAACAGTGAAAGATGGGACTGAGAAGCATATGGATCAGAGTCTGCCTTGTAACAGATTTAAAG ATTCCAGTCCTTCTGTCGAAGATGTGCCTGCACATAACTTTAGAGGAGCCATTCAATCATCTGTTG TAAGGCGGGATATTGAAAATCTTAAGGAACATCAACGTATTGCAAGGCGATTAAGGGCATTCAAGACTAAAAAACTGAGGCAACAGTTCAGGAGAGAGTGTAAAAGAAGTGTTTCCAGTGCGGGACTGCATGCAATGGGGACAAGCCTGACTGGGTTAAAAG CAGCGAACTCAGAAGCACAAAAAGAATTTGTACCTGTGAAAAGATTACGCTTATCTCAATTGAGACGTGAAGCTCGTTTAGGGAACCCCTTTCCTGCTATGCAAGGACTGCCTGGAAATTAG
- the LOC102660588 gene encoding uncharacterized protein isoform X1, with protein MTMIKNEQLKHGQQEKWFNNFHENLDLNVTAQELEQQPDFRWELLENRYSQYSELSGKIEKHRDSISLEAQQQGNQIPQTKISEACVNDLLILAQSAEIVAQSEDSVAGEHTNNQKNKDLQSDLIDQMSQEHASNINVDVTRTRLTQIRKQARCKYLILDQERDDNSRCKHSQGKTIRLNQIKHQARCKSKNDLAPQMISRAENEQPKGRILRLSQMKHRARSKGNSTVKDGTEKHMDQSLPCNRFKDNKQVLAGQVVKKNIFPVDSSPSVEDVPAHNFRGAIQSSVVRRDIENLKEHQRIARRLRAFKTKKLRQQFRRECKRSVSSAGLHAMGTSLTGLKAANSEAQKEFVPVKRLRLSQLRREARLGNPFPAMQGLPGN; from the exons ATGACAATGATTAAAAATGAGCAACTTAAACATGGTCAACAAGAAAAGTGGTTTAATAATTTTCATGAAAATCTTGATCTGAATGTGACTGCTCAAGAGCTGGAGCAGCAGCCTGATTTTCGGTGGGAATTGTTAGAAAACCGCTATAGCCAATACAGTGAACTATCTGGAAAGATTGAGAAGCACAGAGATAGCATTAGTTTGGAGGCCCAACAACAAGGAAATCAGATACCTCAGACAAAGATTTCTGAGGCATGTGTTAATGACTTGTTGATTCTTGCACAATCTGCTGAGATAGTAGCACAATCTGAAGATAGTGTGGCTGGGGAGCAtacaaataaccaaaaaaataaag ACTTACAAAGTGACCTGATCGATCAAATGTCACAAGAGCATGCTAGCAATATCAATGTGGATG TTACCAGAACCCGCTTAACTCAAATTCGGAAGCAAGCTAGATGTAAATATCTTATATTGGATCAAGAGAGGGATGACAATAGCCGCTGCAAACATTCACAAGGAAAAACAATCCGCCTGAACCAAATAAAGCATCAAGCTCGGTGTAAAAGTAAGAATGATTTGGCACCACAAATGATATCTAGGGCTGAAAATGAGCAGCCAAAAGGTAGAATACTTCGATTGAGCCAGATGAAACATCGAGCTCGGTCCAAAGGTAATTCAACAGTGAAAGATGGGACTGAGAAGCATATGGATCAGAGTCTGCCTTGTAACAGATTTAAAG ATAATAAACAAGTTCTTGCAGGGCAAGTTGTGAAGAAAAATATCTTTCCAGTGG ATTCCAGTCCTTCTGTCGAAGATGTGCCTGCACATAACTTTAGAGGAGCCATTCAATCATCTGTTG TAAGGCGGGATATTGAAAATCTTAAGGAACATCAACGTATTGCAAGGCGATTAAGGGCATTCAAGACTAAAAAACTGAGGCAACAGTTCAGGAGAGAGTGTAAAAGAAGTGTTTCCAGTGCGGGACTGCATGCAATGGGGACAAGCCTGACTGGGTTAAAAG CAGCGAACTCAGAAGCACAAAAAGAATTTGTACCTGTGAAAAGATTACGCTTATCTCAATTGAGACGTGAAGCTCGTTTAGGGAACCCCTTTCCTGCTATGCAAGGACTGCCTGGAAATTAG